The genome window GTGAAGAAGCGCTGGGACATCTTCTGCAGGTGCCGGTACATCTGGTTCCGCATGTCATAGGAGATATGCTGGGCGATCCAGTTGTTCAGGTATGTCTCCCCCACGCCGATCAGGCTGGAAGCCAGGGTCAGTCCCAGGGAAAGGATGATCAGCTTCACCAGGGCGGAGATGCCCGCACCGATCCAGCCGCCCATTTCCTTTCCGGTCAGCACATCGATAATGTTACCGGTGAGGATGGAGGGAAACAGGCTGCAGACCGAGGATACGGCAATGCAGACAAGCACCAGCGCCAGCTGTTTCCAGTAGGGCTTCAGGTAGGAAAAAACCCGGGTGATCAGTTCTTTGGTAATCTTCGGGGAGTTCTTTTTCTCCTCATCGGTAAGATAACTGGCCCTTCCGCGCGGACCTGCCATAGCACCGCCTCCTGAGTGTTTTTCGTCTTTTTTGATAGAAACAGTATAAACGTTTGGAGTATAAAGCACAAATAGAAATGTTGAGGCACGTACAGGCTGACGAGATGCTGGTAAGTGAAATATTGAGCAGCATAGCTGCTCAATGTGAAATACGCCTTCGGCGTGTGAAATATCTGCTTCGCAGATATGAAATATAGGACTTCGTCCAATGTGATATATACTTCAGGTCCGAAGGCAGTCAACCCTTGGTGTCATCTCGACCAAGGCCGCAGGCCGCGCGGGGAACGATCCGAGTGGTGACCCGGTGGGTCATTCGCCAAAGGCGAAAATGAGGTGGAGTCCTGACGCGCGCGGTGCGCGGGACGGGGATCCCGTCCGCGGTGCGTGTGCGTTTCCTTACCGAAACAAGCAATGCGAAGTGCTCCAAACGAGCAGTGCGCCGATTGAGGTTGCGGAGAGATCTATCTCGCCCGAAGCCGTGTGACTGCGGGACAGACGTAGTGTCATACGCAGTGTGACATTAGGTCTGTCCCTCTGTCACACGCCATTCTTCACTTTTCATTCTTCATTATTCATTGCAGAAGAGGCAGCAGCCTCTTCTGCTTCTTCCTCTTCCGACTCCTCTTCCTCCCCGCACAGGCACAAACTCAGATCCGCCTGCCGGATAAACTCCTCCGTCGCCTTCAGGCAGTTCTCCAGCGCCGTGGGGTTCAGGTTCTCCGGCGTATCCAGCCGGGTGTGGTAAAACCTCTCCAGCAAATGACTCAGCCCCGTGATCCCCATGGACCGGAACCCGCCCTGGGTGAAGGCCGCGCTGTCCGTAGATCCGCCGAAGAGCGGCACCTTGCCGGCCTTACAGGGCACTCCGGCATCCTCCGCCGCAAGGAGAAAATAGTCGCACAGATCCTCATCCGAGTCCACAGTGTTGTTCAAATCCCGGCGGTTAACCATCAGCTCCTGGGGATTGTAGATCGAGTCATAGGCAATAATGCACGTGGGCACGTCGTTATAATCATCCTTATGCGCCTCGCACCAGGCCTTGGCGCCTTTCAGGCCCGCTTCCTCCGAACCGGTAAGGATCACGCCGACTTCCGTGTTTTCCAGGGTGATCCCGTTTTTCTCCATCTGCCTGAGCAGGGCAACGCCAATCATGCAGCCGGACAGATTGTCATTGGCGCCGTCCACCACCCGCAGCGGATTATAGGTGATCGTCAGCAGTACAAAGAAAGGCAGGAACAGCAGGCCCCACTGCCCGGCGGATTCCGCCCAGGCAGCCCCGAAGAGGACGCAGACGGAAACAAACAGGTAATAGAACACACCAACCGTAGCCAGCAGGCCGGGAAGCTCAAAGACGATGCCGCCGAAAAGGTAATTCAGCGGGAACTCCCAGGCCGCGTCGGTATGGCCGTTGAGGAAGATGCGCTGCTTTACCTCCCCGGCGCAGGGGCGGACCGCAGTGACGTTGGTCCCCTCCCGCGTGGGGAACAGGGGATCCAGCACCGGCCGGTAAAGTACAAAATGGAAAACGAAGAGCAAAACACCCAGCAGTCCGAACAGGATGCTCAGCCAGGGGCTTACAAAGAATGTCAGGCAGCAGAGGATATCACAGAAGGCGGAGAAATAGAAATAGCCGTAAAAGGCGTCCGGATGTTCCCGGAAGGATTCCACCTGCACATCCGCGCAGCCGCAGTCCTTTTCCAGCAGGCCGGCAAGGTATTCCGCAGCAGCCTTTTCCCCGGCGCTTCCCGGGGAACGCCGGCCGATCTTCCGGCAGATATGTGTGATCTCCTCCGTGATGTAGGAAATGCTGTCCCTGGCTTCCATCCGGCAGCCCCCTTTATGATGAATTGCATGTCACGGAAGATTATAACAGATAATGTAAATAATTCACAATTCATAATTCACAATTATATATACTGACAGCAGGACGTGCTTCCCGGTGTCATCCCGACCAAGGCCGCAGGCACACGTCCAAAGGACGCATTCATTCTGCATTCTGCATTCTGCATTTGGGCGCAGCCCACTGTCCCTCTGTCACACGTCCGAAGGACGCATTCATTCTTCATTCTTCATTGCAAAAGAGGCAGCATCGCTGCCCCTTTTGCTTTTCGTCCTCTTTTGCTTACAGTTCCGGTACCTTTACCAGGTAATCATCCTTGGTATCCATTTGCTTCAGGTGAGTGCTTTTCTCCGCTTCATAATCGATCAGCGCCCACAATCCGCCGCTGGTCGGGATCAGAGAAGTGATGCCCAGTGTGGACGGTTTTTTCTCCTTTGCGATCCTCGGAAAGTCTTCAGGTGTTTTATTCACTTCCGTGGTGCCCAGCCAGTTTCCATCCTCATCCATCCAGAGCAGTTTGGCGTGAAAGTCCCTGTCGCTTCCTGTTGTCCATTTATCCATTTCCGTCACAAGCCTGCCGTTATACCATACCAGGCTGCCGAACCACTTCCCGGGATAACGGTCAAACGCTTCGCTGTTTGTCCACAGGATACGTCCGCCCGGGCTGAACTTCACAAGTCTGTAGTTTGCATAATCGCTTACCCCGTCTTTGGCCACACGGCCAAATTCGCCTACCAGGGCCACGTAGCTGCCATCTTCCATCCTTATGCAGTCCAGTATCGAAGAGTCTTCCGCCTCCGTCGCTGTCAGGGGCAGTACGTTTTCCCAAAGCATACTCCCCTGGAAGTCCATCTTCAGGATCTTTGCGCAGCCATTATTGCCTCTTTCCCTTCCGGCAAACACCAGGCCATCCTCTTCCTCAAACATCCATTCCATGCCGTCAAAAGGAATACTGTCCTCTTTCCCATACCGGAGGATCGCGTTCCCTTCCCAGTCAAGAAGCTCCTCGACCTTTCCGACACCCTCCAGATAATCAAACTGCCAGATGCAGGAAGCGCTGACCTTGTTCACCATAGCGTTGGACACGGTAAGGGATATCTCCTTCCCTGCGGGCTTTCCGTCCAGGGTAAAGAATACCAGTTTCCTTTCTTCGCAGGTCTGGTACGGAGAGTTTTCAAACACCACGCCCAGGGTCCCGTCCTTCAGCAGCGCCGTCCAGGTGAAACTGCAGCATCCTTCCGACGGGTCGATATAATCCCAGGAAACTGTCATATCCGGATTCAGGCACAGGATCCTGGCCCGGGAATCCATATAGTTTCCCACCGTTCCTTTCCACCCGGTCAGGATCACGCGTCCGTCCGGCAGCGTGCATTTATAGTACATGCAGTCAAAGCCTTCGCCGCTGATGTCCGCCACATCCTCCGCCAGGGCGGAGCCGGTCAGCATCACCGCGCACAGGCACAGGAGCAATATACGGCGCAGGCACCTCAGTTTGCTCTTGATCATTCTTTTATTCATCATCCGTTCTCCTTTTATTCAGCTCACAGTTCCGGGATCCGGATCAGCACCGTATCCACGCTGGCCATCTGCTTCTCATGGTTGTCGCTGTCATTGTCACTCATGCAGTCAGTCCACAGCTCATTTCCCATGACAAACAGGCTGCCGCAGAAGAGTGATGCCTTTTTGCTCTTTTCCAGCCGGGGAAGCTCCTCCTTCCGGACAGAGAGTTCCGTGATGCCCAGTTCGTTCCCGTCCGCGTCAAACCACATATACCGGATGGGAATATCCAGGGAAGCGAACCGCTCCCTGTCTTCGCACTCCAGCACATACTTCCCGTCATATTCGATCAGGTCAGGGAACATGGAATCCGGCTGCCGGTCAAAGCTTTCCACATTCTGCCAGAGAATCCGCCCGGTGGAACTGAACTTCACCAGGGCAGTCTTCCACCGGCCGCTGCTCATATCCAGCGGCCTTTCCATCAGCACGGCCAGGTATCCGCCGTCAGAGGTTTTCATGCCGCAGTGCAGCATGGCACCCCCGTTTGCATCGGTCAGGAAGGGTACAACGGTCTCCCAGACCGTGTTTCCCTGCCAGTCAAGCTTTATGATCTTCCCGGCGCCGTTCTTCCCGTTTTCATAGCCGATCAGGACTACCCCGTCCTCTTCCTCAATGGTCCGGTCCGTCAGGAACGCACTGTTTCCCTCCGTCCGGAACAGTACGTTTCCGTCCCAGTCGCTGAATTCCCGGTATTCCTTATCCCAGTCCTCTGCTTCGTGGGTAACGTAATACGTAATCATGCCGTAATCGCTTATGCCGTATCTGAAAAAGCCTTCCTTCGTTTCCTTCTCCTCCAGCGGGATCTCCCTGCCGGTGAGCTGGCCGTCCTGGGTAAAGAACACCAGTTTATCCTCCGCCAGGGTCTGATACGGTGAGTTGGTCAGCCTCACACAGAGGGTTCCGTCCTTCATCAGGACAACGCCGTGGGCTCCCCAGCTTCCTTCCGCCGGATGGATATATTCCCAGGAAACCGTCCTGTCCGGGTTCAGGCACAGGAGCCTGGCCCTGCTGTTCATATAGTTTCCCGGCTCTCCGTGCTTACCGGTGAAAACGAGGCGGCCGTCCGGCAGCGTCAGCGCGTACTCCATACTGTCATAGCCTTCGCTGCTGATATCCAGCACCTCATTGGCTGCCAGGGCTGAACCTGTGAACAGCGCCATGCACAGGCACAGGAGCAGGATGTTCTTCAGGATCTTTCTCATTTTTTCCATCTTTCCATATCCTCCTTCGGGCTGTACCAGCCGGAACAGTCTTCCGTGGTCAGGATGTTTCCGTCCGTTGATACCCTGTAGTTGAAGTTGTCCCGTCCGCCAAAGGTATCCAGGCCAACCTCCTCATCCGGCCGGGTCAGGAAAACCCGATAATACACCATACTGTTCTGTATCGGTCCGTCTTCCGTCATCTCCACAGTGATCGCATCCTGCACCAGCCTGGTTACCACCGCCCAGTTGTCCAGGGCGTCCGCGGGCATGTTCCAGGCTTCGCAGACCGCTGCCCTGATGATCTTCTCCGCTTTCGCGGCATCGATATCCTCTCCGGCCTCCTGCTGCTCCCGCAGGTCTTCCGACTGGATCCCGTACCGGCGGATCAGCCAGTCTGCCAGCAGCTTTGTTTCCAGGTCCCAGTTCTCTTCCGGTCCCTTCAGGCTGTGGAGCATTACCTTCACGTTCACCAGGGACAGGCGGCCCTTCGCCCCGAAGAGCTCCGCCGCAAAGGCGTCCGTATCCGCTTCGGCCGGCTCCGCCAGCTGCCAGTAGGCATGCTCCGGCAGGAGGCCGCAGGCCCGGATCTTATCGATCAGCCCCTGTTTGCTTTCAGGCTTCCAGCAGCTGTACCAGCCTTCCTTCTGCTCCGTCCGCGCGGCATAGTTCAGCAGCTGCCACTCCGGCGCCTGTGCTTCATCCCGGTAGTCCGCCAGAGCTTCCACCCTGCCGTCAGCCATGTTCACCACAGCGCCGTACATGTAATCCTCGTAGAAGAAGCGATAGTAATGCTTGTGGAAATACACCAGCTTCAGCCCGGCGTTTTCCCCGCCGATGCCGAAGTCCGCCGCGTCCGCGAATACTTCCTTCCAGCCTTCCTCATCCGGCTGGTACTTTTCCTTCACCGCGGTTTCCGCCAGTTCCATGGCCTTTCTCACGGAGATCTTCTCCACCGGGATCACCTGGTTCAGGTATTCCTTCCGGAAAGCCTCCTTGTCCAGATCCCGGTCCCAGGTCCGGCCTTTTTCATCCACCAGGATGGTATAGCGGTAGCCTGTCTCTGTTTTTTCAATATTGTTTCCGGAGAGCACCGGATTCATGTCCCGGCGCAGGTCCGTAGCCTTCTCCATGGAGGCATCGCTGACCTCACCGCTGACGGTCCACATCCGGCAAGTATCGTCCCATTCTACCTGCGGCACCAGGGCTTCCACCGTTTCAGCGTCCCACATCATGACCGTCATCCGGCCCTTCAGGGCTTTCGCGGCATAGGCTTCATCAACCACGGGAGCTTCCGGTACAGTGTCGCTGTAATCCTTCAGCATGCCGATCTCATCCCGCAGGTAATGACCCAGCGCGTCAAAGTATGCCTGATAGCTTTCATAATCATCTTCCCAGTCCGGATGCTCGGCGAAATAGCGTTCCTGGAACACCGTATATACATCCGGAGCGATCCCCAGGCTGTCCTCGTCGTTTGTCTCATAGTAGAGCAGTTCCTGCTGCAGCAGTTCACCGTAGGTGCTGTTGACAATCCGGTCCGCGGCGGCTTCCCGCTCTTCCCCGGACCGGGTCTCATCCTTCACCAGCGCGTACAGATCTTCATCCAGTTCAAAGTTGCACTCTTTCATGGCATCAATAAACTTGATCTTGTCATCCAGTTCCCAGCGCTCCAGTGCGCCGTCCCGTTCCATCTGCGCCACTTTCGCGTAATATTCATGTACCAGCACCCCAACGGCAACCCCGACTGCTGAGATCAGCAGCAGCGCCGCCACGATGATGGCACCAAGGGACAGTTTTGTCCTCTTCTTCATCTCTTCTCCTTTCACGATCTGCCGAACCACGTGGTTCTTCCAGTAATAGGAAGGCTGACAGCCCGTGATTGAAGCATCCAGGGCGCGGTATAATTCTTTTTCCTTCATCTCTCTCAGCCTCCTTCCAGTTCCAGTTTCAGCAGCTTCTTGGCTTTGTCCAGCCCCCGGAAAACCGTGGCCTGGCTGATGCCAAGGGTCTGCGCGATATCGTCCAGCGTCATGCAGTTCCAGAAATACAGGATCACGATCTGCCGTTCCCGGAAGGGAAGATCCTGCACCATGCTCAGGATCTCCCGGTCCGCGGGATCCGGTTCAGCGATCACAATATCGTCCGCTGACGCTTTATGGTCTATATGTTTCCACCACCGGCTCCGGTGATAGTCATGACACAAGTTCATCGCGACGCGGATCAGCCAGGCCTTCTCGGTTTCCTTCCGGAAGCCGCCCTTCTGCCAGGCCTTCAGGAAAGTCTCCTGAACAATATCCTGCGCCATTGCCGTATCTCCCAGCGTGAGCCGGCATAAACCCAGCAGAATGCCTGAATAGGCATCCACCAGGCGGTTCAGTTCTTCTTCGCAGATGGAGCCCGGTACCAAGGTCTCCTTTTGCATCCGCCCCACCTCCTCGTTGGTCTTTTCACTTATCAGACGGAATTCGTACGGATTTTTCTTCATGATAAATCAAATAAAATAAAAAAACATGGGAAACCCATGTTTTTCCAATGCATAATTCATAATGCATAATGCATAATTGTATAAACTGACAGCATTGCGCCCCCAATTGTCACCCCGACCAAGGCCGCAGGCCGCGCGGAGAGATCTAACCCGGCCGCAGCCGAAAAAACTCCTGCCTCCTGCTTCTTACT of Aristaeella lactis contains these proteins:
- a CDS encoding M28 family metallopeptidase → MEARDSISYITEEITHICRKIGRRSPGSAGEKAAAEYLAGLLEKDCGCADVQVESFREHPDAFYGYFYFSAFCDILCCLTFFVSPWLSILFGLLGVLLFVFHFVLYRPVLDPLFPTREGTNVTAVRPCAGEVKQRIFLNGHTDAAWEFPLNYLFGGIVFELPGLLATVGVFYYLFVSVCVLFGAAWAESAGQWGLLFLPFFVLLTITYNPLRVVDGANDNLSGCMIGVALLRQMEKNGITLENTEVGVILTGSEEAGLKGAKAWCEAHKDDYNDVPTCIIAYDSIYNPQELMVNRRDLNNTVDSDEDLCDYFLLAAEDAGVPCKAGKVPLFGGSTDSAAFTQGGFRSMGITGLSHLLERFYHTRLDTPENLNPTALENCLKATEEFIRQADLSLCLCGEEEESEEEEAEEAAASSAMNNEE
- a CDS encoding RNA polymerase sigma factor, which translates into the protein MQKETLVPGSICEEELNRLVDAYSGILLGLCRLTLGDTAMAQDIVQETFLKAWQKGGFRKETEKAWLIRVAMNLCHDYHRSRWWKHIDHKASADDIVIAEPDPADREILSMVQDLPFRERQIVILYFWNCMTLDDIAQTLGISQATVFRGLDKAKKLLKLELEGG